One window of the Hoplias malabaricus isolate fHopMal1 chromosome Y, fHopMal1.hap1, whole genome shotgun sequence genome contains the following:
- the LOC136679500 gene encoding tripartite motif-containing protein 16-like, with the protein MSGDLSAERRRSSFALFGYVECGPCTEKKQKAVKSCLTCLDSYCPAHLELHEELHAEKRHKIIPATGFLQDKICPQHDKLLEVFCCSDQQCVCLMCTMEGHRGHTIVSAATERGEKQSQLGEPKKKSLQRILEREKELAELQRAVDSHKRCAQVALQESEKIFNEMIRSIEKRRSEVQDLILAQEKLAVSRAEVFLKQLEEEIAELRKRDEELQNLSLVEDHIHFLQRYIFLSAPPGTSELPTITVSSLHSFDDVAKSVNELKRQLDAFCKEDMEKITMRVKQIQILTPMTREEVLQYFCDLTLDTNTAYRRLALYDANKSVVNNDRDLTYPEHPDRFDWPQVLCKETVCGRAYWELEWAGTNGVNVAVSYRSIRRKGGKNECWFGCSEQSWRLYCSPFRYAFRHHSKETYIPKTNHSNRIGVFVDYSAGTLSFYSITEKMILLYKVQTEFTEPLYPGFTVWPGSKLTLCSPAKI; encoded by the exons ATGTCAGGGGACTTGAGcgcagagagaaggaggagtaGTTTTGCTTTGTTCGGTTACGTGGAGTGCGGTCCCTGCACTGAGAAAAAGCAGAAGGCCGTGAAATCCTGCCTGACGTGTCTGGACTCTTACTGCCCGGCTCACCTGGAGCTCCATGAGGAGCTGCATGCGGAAAAAAGGCACAAAATCATCCCTGCTACAGGCTTCCTCCAGGACAAAATCTGCCCTCAGCATGACAAGCTGCTGGAGGTGTTCTGCTGCTCGGACCAGCAGTGTGTCTGCCTCATGTGCACCATGGAGGGCCATCGGGGACACACTATCGTATCGGCTGCTACGGAACGTGGAGAGAAACAG AGCCAGCTGGGGGAGCCAAAGAAGAAATCCCTGCAGAGGAtcctggagagagagaaggagctgGCTGAACTGCAGAGGGCTGTTGACTCTCACAAG CGCTGTGCCCAGGTCGCCCTGCAGGAGAGCGAGAAGATCTTCAATGAGATGATCCGCTCCATTGAGAAGAGACGTTCTGAAGTGCAGGACCTGATCCTTGCTCAGGAGAAGCTCGCAGTGAGCCGAGCTGAGGTTTTCCTAAAGCAGCTCGAGGAGGAGATTGCGGAGCTGAGGAAGAGAGATGAAGAACTGCAGAATCTCTCACTGGTTGAGGATCATATTCACTTTCTGCAG CGTTACATCTTTCTCTCGGCCCCTCCTGGAACGTCTGAGTTACCGACAATCACTGTCAGCTCTCTCCATTCATTTGATGATGTCGCGAAGTCTGTAAATGAACTGAAACGTCAGCTAGATGCTTTCTGCAAGGAGGACATGGAGAAGATAACTATGAGAG TGAAGCAAATTCAAATCCTCACACCTATGACCAGAGAGGAGGTCCTACAGT ATTTCTGTGACCTAACACTGGACACGAACACAGCATACCGCCGCCTCGCTCTGTACGACGCCAACAAATCAGTGGTCAACAACGACCGTGACCTGACGTACCCGGAACACCCGGACAGGTTCGACTGGCCGCAGGTGCTGTGCAAGGAGACGGTGTGCGGTCGCGCTTACTGGGAGCTGGAATGGGCCGGTACCAATGGAGTCAACGTCGCGGTTTCCTACAGGAGCATCAGAAGAAAGGGGGGCAAGAACGAGTGCTGGTTCGGCTGCAGCGAGCAGTCCTGGAGGCTGTACTGCTCACCCTTCAGGTACGCCTTCAGACACCACAGCAAAGAAACCTACATCCCAAAAACCAACCACTCCAACAGGATAGGGGTGTTTGTGGATTACAGCGCCGGAACACTGTCCTTCTACAGCATCACTGAGAAAATGATCCTGCTCTACAAAGTCCAGACCGAGTTCACCGAGCCTTTGTATCCCGGCTTCACCGTATGGCCAGGGTCCAAACTGACCCTGTGTTCGCCTGCAAAAATATAG